In Deferribacter desulfuricans SSM1, the following are encoded in one genomic region:
- a CDS encoding sensor histidine kinase, with amino-acid sequence MYLIKLLEELFDITVTKIQIFSYDSLILSIIISEQADYFNEVEAENYKLELFYKSTKRLNDKQLEQIKLILLSCATTFTNITINDITYLLNNIINNDSIEQTLNNTIKKLTEEQDIYSAGLYYLNNKLMQLRGLIYYSNNKTTMDSINFKKEIVELNKRSEFSDIIFFEQIKEINSLNNHLFPFKNYGIGIYTKNGPIGLLVISTKDNNITHINNLLNIYSKILSITFTVKSLIQRYKFAVDDLEFFKNNLFYNNNLINLGKLTATIAHELKNPLVSIGGFTNRVLKLNKDEKLNGYLNIIKNEVNRMENLINDLLLYSKAIKLDISEVNVLSLVEEATTILYEKIREKDVDVQINIKRDETLKIDKNKILQVLLNLINNSLDALCNETNNTIKINLETNTNFKILEIIDNGCGIPKSDIAKLFTPFYTTKESGTGLGLPICKKIMEAHDGDIKIFSDNNQTKIQLFFKRGEL; translated from the coding sequence ATGTATCTTATAAAGTTGCTTGAAGAACTATTTGATATAACCGTTACAAAGATTCAAATTTTTTCTTATGACAGTCTAATCTTGTCCATTATAATCTCAGAACAAGCAGATTATTTCAATGAAGTTGAAGCGGAAAATTACAAATTAGAACTTTTTTACAAATCTACAAAAAGATTAAACGATAAGCAACTAGAACAGATAAAATTAATCTTACTTAGTTGTGCTACTACTTTTACTAACATTACAATCAACGATATCACATATTTACTCAATAATATCATCAATAATGACAGTATAGAGCAAACTCTTAACAATACAATTAAAAAACTTACAGAAGAACAAGATATCTACAGCGCAGGACTTTATTATTTAAACAACAAACTTATGCAATTAAGAGGTCTCATCTACTACTCCAATAATAAAACAACTATGGACAGCATAAATTTCAAAAAAGAGATTGTTGAGCTAAACAAACGAAGTGAATTTAGTGATATTATCTTTTTTGAGCAAATAAAGGAAATCAACTCTTTAAATAACCACCTTTTCCCATTTAAAAATTATGGTATCGGAATATATACAAAAAATGGTCCAATAGGATTACTTGTAATTTCTACAAAAGATAATAACATCACACATATTAATAACTTATTGAATATTTATTCCAAAATACTTTCAATAACTTTTACCGTAAAATCATTAATTCAAAGATATAAGTTTGCTGTTGATGATTTAGAATTTTTTAAAAACAATCTGTTTTACAATAATAATTTAATAAATTTAGGCAAATTAACTGCTACAATAGCACATGAATTAAAAAACCCTTTAGTTTCCATTGGCGGATTTACCAACAGAGTTTTGAAGCTAAACAAGGATGAAAAATTGAATGGTTATCTGAATATAATCAAAAATGAAGTGAATAGAATGGAAAACCTTATAAATGACTTACTCTTGTACTCTAAGGCAATAAAATTGGATATAAGCGAAGTAAATGTTTTGAGTTTAGTGGAAGAAGCAACAACAATTCTCTACGAAAAAATAAGAGAAAAAGATGTTGACGTACAAATCAACATAAAAAGGGATGAAACACTTAAAATAGATAAAAATAAAATTTTACAAGTATTACTCAATCTAATTAACAATAGTTTAGATGCTCTTTGTAATGAAACCAACAATACCATCAAAATAAACTTAGAAACCAACACAAACTTTAAAATATTAGAAATAATTGACAACGGCTGTGGAATCCCAAAATCGGATATAGCCAAACTATTTACACCATTTTATACAACCAAAGAATCAGGGACAGGGCTCGGTTTACCTATATGTAAAAAAATCATGGAAGCACACGATGGTGATATAAAAATTTTCTCTGACAACAATCAGACTAAAATACAATTATTTTTTAAAAGAGGTGAGTTATGA
- a CDS encoding ammonium transporter — protein MKRFLISLFFIFTFSCFAFANDNQTINWVDTVWMIVATAFVMLMTPAGLALFYGGMTRTKNILNTIGMSFMSYALASVLWVIILFSLAFGHDVGGLIGGLDYIFFKNVGINDIQGTIPKILFAIFQMTFAGITLALISGSVVERIKFSFWIVFGVLWLIVVYAPVAHWVWGGGFIGKMGALDFAGGTVVHINAGISGLVLALLVGKRRDYGKTAIIPSSLVLTVLGAGLLWFGWFGFNAGSELAVDGVAVNAFLVTNTSAAMGAITWIVIEWLIAKRPTMLGAVSGAIAGLVAITPAAGFVSASASLLFGILSGIVGFLGVFVIKNRFKYDDSLDAFGVHGLCGILGALLTGIFANPEINNLGKGFLYGNPSQLWIQLVSVVITIVYSGICTLILFYIIKIFISPRVDDESELKGLDEVEHGERGFNL, from the coding sequence ATGAAAAGGTTTTTAATTAGTTTGTTCTTTATTTTTACTTTTAGCTGTTTTGCTTTTGCTAATGATAATCAAACAATAAATTGGGTAGATACTGTGTGGATGATTGTGGCTACTGCATTTGTTATGCTTATGACTCCAGCTGGACTTGCTTTATTTTATGGAGGGATGACAAGGACAAAAAATATTCTTAATACTATAGGGATGAGTTTTATGTCTTATGCTTTAGCATCTGTTTTATGGGTTATTATTTTGTTTAGTTTAGCATTTGGACATGATGTTGGTGGTTTAATTGGAGGGTTAGATTATATATTTTTTAAAAATGTAGGAATTAATGATATACAGGGGACAATACCAAAAATTTTGTTTGCAATATTTCAAATGACTTTTGCAGGGATAACTTTGGCACTGATTAGTGGTTCTGTTGTTGAAAGGATAAAATTTAGCTTTTGGATTGTTTTTGGTGTTTTATGGTTAATCGTTGTGTATGCTCCTGTGGCTCATTGGGTGTGGGGAGGTGGTTTTATCGGTAAAATGGGTGCACTCGATTTTGCTGGCGGTACAGTTGTGCATATAAATGCAGGTATTTCTGGTTTGGTTTTAGCTTTACTTGTTGGAAAAAGGAGGGATTATGGTAAAACAGCTATTATTCCATCATCTTTGGTTTTGACAGTTCTTGGTGCAGGTCTTTTGTGGTTTGGATGGTTTGGATTTAATGCTGGAAGTGAGTTGGCAGTTGATGGAGTTGCTGTAAATGCTTTCCTTGTAACAAACACATCGGCTGCTATGGGTGCCATTACCTGGATTGTAATTGAATGGCTTATTGCAAAACGCCCTACTATGCTTGGTGCAGTATCAGGTGCAATTGCAGGGCTTGTAGCAATAACTCCTGCTGCTGGTTTTGTGTCGGCTTCTGCATCTTTACTTTTTGGGATATTATCTGGAATCGTTGGTTTTTTAGGGGTTTTTGTAATTAAAAATAGATTTAAATATGATGATTCATTAGATGCTTTTGGTGTACATGGGTTATGTGGAATTTTGGGGGCTTTATTGACAGGTATATTTGCAAATCCAGAGATTAATAATTTAGGTAAAGGGTTTTTGTATGGTAATCCCAGTCAACTTTGGATACAACTGGTTTCTGTAGTAATTACCATTGTATACTCTGGGATTTGTACACTGATACTTTTTTATATTATCAAAATTTTTATTTCACCAAGGGTTGATGATGAGTCAGAATTAAAAGGGCTTGATGAAGTGGAGCATGGCGAAAGAGGTTTTAATTTATGA
- the rdgC gene encoding recombination-associated protein RdgC, translated as MGLLKGSLTFFRLSYQKDLNISITEITEKLKEYSFENIYDELKPVNYGFVPFLYPAIESFDEAEVAFNEYITFTIRLDEKKVNSNFFNIEMEKKKRELMLQSNKEKLSKSDIDFLKNNVTKSLLQSTTPSTTLIEVILDSNNNSIFISKLNSKIFDATAHLFKLAFDINIYRETFAEILKRNLDELSVLDNLLNSLPATI; from the coding sequence ATGGGGTTATTAAAAGGAAGCTTAACATTTTTTAGACTTTCATACCAAAAAGATTTAAACATTTCAATTACTGAAATTACAGAAAAATTAAAAGAATACTCTTTTGAAAATATTTATGATGAGTTAAAGCCTGTAAATTATGGATTTGTACCTTTTTTGTATCCAGCAATAGAAAGCTTTGATGAAGCGGAAGTAGCCTTCAATGAATATATAACTTTTACTATCAGATTAGATGAGAAAAAGGTCAATTCAAACTTTTTTAATATAGAGATGGAGAAGAAAAAGAGAGAACTCATGCTCCAATCAAACAAAGAAAAACTTTCAAAATCCGATATAGATTTCTTAAAAAATAATGTAACAAAATCACTCTTGCAATCTACTACCCCCTCAACAACCCTCATTGAAGTAATACTTGATAGCAACAACAACTCTATCTTTATAAGCAAATTAAATTCAAAGATTTTTGATGCTACTGCTCATCTCTTTAAATTAGCTTTTGATATCAATATATATCGAGAAACCTTTGCTGAGATTTTGAAAAGAAATCTCGATGAGCTTTCTGTTTTAGATAACCTTTTAAACAGCTTACCCGCTACAATTTAA
- a CDS encoding response regulator yields the protein MKKILIIDDDPYIRNFYKEFLEENGFVVIEAENGLEGMKIFREESPNLILLDINMPEKSGLDILKEIKKKNEKIPVFLLTAHEDYKRNFSSLYADEYFVKNKNPEIILKRINKYFEI from the coding sequence ATGAAGAAGATACTGATTATTGATGACGACCCATATATAAGAAACTTTTATAAAGAGTTTTTAGAAGAAAATGGCTTCGTTGTAATTGAAGCAGAAAATGGACTTGAAGGGATGAAAATTTTTAGAGAAGAATCACCAAATTTAATCCTTTTAGATATTAATATGCCAGAAAAAAGCGGATTAGACATATTAAAAGAAATAAAAAAGAAAAACGAAAAAATACCAGTATTTTTACTAACAGCCCACGAAGATTATAAAAGAAATTTCTCATCTCTTTATGCAGATGAATATTTTGTGAAAAATAAAAACCCAGAAATAATATTAAAAAGGATTAATAAATATTTTGAAATATAA
- the ndk gene encoding nucleoside-diphosphate kinase: MALERTLAIIKPDAVKMGVSGKIIQRIEDEGFKIVGMKKIWMTKDVAKGFYYVHKEKPFYEALTDFMSSGPSIVMVLEKENAIKDWRKLMGATNPADAEEGTLRKEFGKNIDNNAVHGSDAPETAAFEISYFFSQIELV, translated from the coding sequence ATGGCTTTAGAAAGGACACTTGCGATTATAAAACCTGATGCAGTAAAAATGGGTGTATCAGGTAAAATCATCCAAAGGATAGAGGATGAAGGGTTTAAAATTGTAGGGATGAAAAAGATATGGATGACTAAAGATGTAGCAAAAGGGTTTTATTATGTTCACAAAGAGAAACCTTTTTATGAAGCTTTGACAGATTTTATGAGTTCTGGACCATCAATAGTAATGGTGTTAGAAAAAGAGAATGCAATTAAAGATTGGAGAAAATTGATGGGGGCTACAAATCCTGCTGATGCAGAGGAAGGGACTTTGAGAAAAGAATTTGGTAAAAATATTGATAATAATGCTGTTCATGGGTCTGATGCACCTGAAACTGCAGCATTTGAAATAAGCTATTTTTTCTCTCAGATAGAATTAGTTTAG
- a CDS encoding DUF438 domain-containing protein, with amino-acid sequence MSEFIGNLSENSYKVFNLTKELIEGAQGKLLYNKYEKLISEVTPLDVMIGFDLLIKEDFEMNSVKIAVSKALNLFFKSLTSYPIPDYNNKSILFYLHKHNLKLQEKLKKLKILVKEVNHKQPIFNTEKLLFEIDELIKFTTHYHIKENILFPIIEKYFQYHGCLKIMWSIHDDIRKNLKTLQKLIESDDSNIEQFNTFIGKIFFDMHTLIFRENHILYPICYKYIDKSKLEFALIEAIDIGFHFINIDKSILKSIKLKEKTFDKIFDNLIDLDTGQLNVEQIKLIFNNLPVDITFVDENDTVRYFSTPKDRIFVRTKAIIGRKVQNCHPHESVHIVNKIIEAFKNGEKDNATFWIQMAGKFILIQYFAIRDDKGIYKGLIEVTQDITDIKKLEGEQRLLDWDNE; translated from the coding sequence ATGTCAGAATTTATAGGTAATTTATCTGAAAACAGTTACAAAGTTTTTAACCTTACAAAAGAACTGATCGAAGGTGCACAAGGGAAACTTTTATACAATAAATATGAAAAACTCATATCCGAAGTCACACCTTTAGATGTCATGATAGGTTTTGACCTATTAATAAAAGAAGATTTCGAAATGAATAGTGTAAAAATTGCTGTAAGTAAAGCCTTAAATCTATTTTTCAAATCTCTAACAAGCTACCCTATTCCTGATTATAACAACAAATCAATTTTATTTTATCTACATAAACACAATCTAAAACTACAAGAAAAGTTAAAAAAGCTAAAAATATTAGTGAAAGAAGTTAACCACAAACAACCAATATTCAATACAGAAAAATTGCTGTTTGAAATTGATGAATTGATAAAGTTTACAACACATTATCATATAAAAGAAAACATTCTATTCCCTATTATTGAAAAGTATTTTCAATATCATGGTTGCTTAAAAATAATGTGGTCTATACATGATGACATAAGAAAGAATCTAAAAACATTACAAAAACTAATAGAATCTGATGATAGTAATATAGAACAATTTAACACCTTCATTGGAAAAATATTCTTTGATATGCACACATTAATTTTCAGAGAAAATCATATATTGTATCCAATTTGTTATAAATACATAGACAAATCAAAACTTGAGTTTGCACTTATTGAAGCAATAGATATAGGATTTCACTTTATAAATATTGATAAATCAATCTTAAAATCTATTAAACTTAAAGAAAAAACGTTTGATAAAATTTTTGACAACCTGATCGATTTAGATACTGGTCAACTAAATGTGGAGCAAATTAAACTGATTTTTAACAACTTACCTGTTGATATAACTTTTGTTGATGAAAATGATACTGTAAGATATTTTTCTACACCAAAAGATCGTATTTTTGTAAGAACAAAAGCAATTATTGGAAGAAAAGTTCAAAACTGTCACCCTCACGAAAGTGTTCATATCGTTAATAAAATTATCGAGGCTTTTAAAAATGGGGAAAAGGATAATGCAACTTTCTGGATTCAAATGGCTGGGAAATTTATACTTATTCAATACTTTGCTATACGTGATGATAAAGGTATTTATAAAGGTTTAATAGAAGTAACCCAAGATATAACTGATATAAAAAAATTAGAAGGTGAACAAAGACTTTTAGATTGGGATAACGAATAA
- a CDS encoding alpha-amylase family glycosyl hydrolase: MSKKFDPSKFHLLEADYSKPLLEIPIELKKKIINRLTILYDSFKAKKWYPEVERIMKVYYAHKTDTMKEWEKRFNPKDRFTEKDVVLITYGDIIKNRYKKPIKVLSKFVKKYLKNVINTIHLLPFYPYSSDRGFSVIDFEQVDPRIGSWEDIINLKKDFKLMFDGVFNHISSKSRWFQEFLNGNPDYQNYFIVLSTKEMISEDHLKLILRPRTTPLFTEFDTINGKKLVWTTFSPDQIDLNYRNPKVLIRMLDILLYYVRRGADIIRLDAVTYLWEELGTECAHLKQTHETIKLFRDILSFVAPHVAIITETNVPHEQNIKYFGNGYDEAHMVYNFALPPLVLYTYYTKDSTKLTNWAKTITKVSDEATYFNFLDSHDGIGLLPAKGILDDKDIEMMVLKTLEHGGFISYRTDKDGNESPYELNITWYSALNNEDEPEDEMIKLKRFISSRVIALSFMGVPAIYIHSLFASKNDAEAVLNEKQTRSINRKVLSEKSLNEILRNESSHSHKALKMLINVISKRVKEKAFHPNAQQKVINIDKRVFALLREYEDSKVLVIVNITDAEFDLNINLKHYFKNNCDLVNLITEQKISYKDSNLLIKLKPYDYLWLKGY; the protein is encoded by the coding sequence ATGAGTAAAAAATTCGATCCTTCCAAGTTTCATCTTTTGGAAGCAGATTACAGCAAACCTCTCTTAGAAATTCCCATAGAGCTTAAGAAAAAAATTATCAATAGACTAACTATTCTTTATGACTCCTTCAAAGCCAAAAAATGGTATCCAGAAGTAGAACGAATAATGAAAGTTTATTATGCCCATAAAACAGATACAATGAAGGAGTGGGAAAAACGGTTTAACCCAAAAGATCGTTTTACAGAAAAAGATGTAGTGCTGATAACTTATGGGGACATAATAAAAAATAGATACAAAAAACCGATAAAAGTATTGTCCAAGTTTGTAAAAAAATATCTAAAAAATGTAATTAATACAATACACCTTCTCCCTTTTTACCCTTATTCATCTGATAGAGGTTTTTCAGTTATAGATTTTGAACAGGTTGACCCAAGAATAGGTAGTTGGGAAGATATTATTAATCTTAAAAAAGATTTCAAGCTTATGTTCGATGGCGTTTTTAATCACATTTCATCAAAAAGTAGGTGGTTTCAGGAGTTCTTAAATGGCAATCCTGACTATCAAAATTATTTTATTGTGTTGTCAACAAAAGAGATGATTTCTGAAGATCATTTAAAACTAATATTGAGGCCAAGGACGACCCCACTTTTTACAGAATTTGATACAATAAATGGTAAAAAACTGGTTTGGACTACTTTTAGTCCAGATCAAATTGATCTAAATTACAGAAATCCAAAGGTTTTAATTAGAATGCTTGATATTTTACTCTACTACGTTAGAAGAGGCGCTGATATCATAAGGCTTGATGCGGTAACATATCTGTGGGAAGAACTGGGTACAGAATGTGCCCATCTTAAACAAACCCATGAAACAATAAAACTTTTTAGAGATATTTTAAGTTTTGTAGCACCACACGTGGCCATAATTACTGAAACAAATGTCCCTCATGAACAAAATATTAAATATTTTGGCAATGGATATGACGAAGCACATATGGTATATAATTTTGCTTTGCCACCACTCGTTTTATATACATACTACACAAAAGATTCGACGAAACTTACAAACTGGGCAAAAACTATCACAAAAGTTTCTGACGAAGCAACTTATTTTAATTTTTTAGATTCCCATGACGGAATAGGGCTTTTGCCTGCTAAAGGGATATTGGATGATAAAGATATAGAAATGATGGTTTTAAAAACCCTTGAGCATGGAGGCTTTATCTCATACAGGACTGACAAAGACGGGAACGAGTCCCCTTATGAACTGAATATTACATGGTACAGCGCATTAAACAACGAAGATGAGCCAGAAGATGAAATGATTAAACTAAAAAGATTTATCTCATCTAGAGTAATTGCACTATCATTTATGGGGGTTCCTGCAATATATATACACAGTTTATTCGCATCAAAAAATGATGCCGAAGCAGTTTTAAATGAAAAGCAAACAAGAAGTATAAACAGGAAAGTATTAAGTGAAAAATCGTTAAATGAAATTTTAAGAAATGAAAGTAGCCATAGTCATAAGGCATTGAAAATGCTTATTAATGTTATATCTAAAAGAGTTAAAGAAAAAGCATTCCATCCAAACGCACAGCAAAAAGTTATAAACATAGATAAAAGAGTTTTTGCATTACTAAGAGAATACGAAGACTCTAAAGTTTTAGTCATAGTAAACATCACAGATGCTGAATTTGACCTAAATATTAATTTAAAACATTATTTTAAAAACAACTGCGATCTCGTAAATTTGATTACTGAGCAAAAGATAAGCTATAAAGATTCTAATTTATTAATAAAACTAAAACCTTACGATTATTTATGGTTAAAGGGATATTAG
- the thrC gene encoding threonine synthase: protein MKYKSTRGDVNSITFKDAVLMGLADDGGLLIPEELPQISNEELMSLKDKSYQDVAFYIMNKYIDDIKEDVLKKLIDKSYKNFDTDKVVPLIDLDDFYLLELFHGPTLAFKDVALQFLGNLFEYILSERKQNLNIIGATSGDTGSAAIYGVRGKKGVKIFILHPKGRVSKIQELQMTTVLDKNVFNIAVEGTFDDCQFIVKEIFSDVDFKKKYNLGSINSINWARVLSQIVYYFYAYLQTKESDNLDKINFIVPTGNFGNVLAGFYAKKMGLPVNKLVIATNENNILHRFVQKGDYSIKGVVKTYSPSMDIQIASNFERYLYYLYDGDHQKVKGSMAALKNDKFIKFNDLEIEKVHQDFDSTTTTNEETLNIIKTVYERNNYIVDPHTACGVDGALKLKDKLDEKFICLATAHPAKFLDAVKVAIGKEPEIPERIKELFNKDKRVYEMPNDVNAIKSFIEQNIDE, encoded by the coding sequence ATGAAGTATAAAAGTACAAGAGGGGATGTAAACAGTATTACTTTTAAAGATGCTGTATTAATGGGGCTTGCTGATGATGGTGGGTTACTAATTCCAGAGGAGCTTCCTCAAATTTCAAATGAAGAACTTATGTCTCTAAAAGATAAAAGTTATCAAGATGTAGCTTTTTATATTATGAATAAATATATCGATGATATCAAAGAGGATGTTTTAAAAAAGTTGATTGATAAAAGTTATAAAAATTTCGATACTGATAAAGTGGTTCCTCTAATAGATCTTGATGATTTTTATCTTTTAGAGCTTTTTCATGGGCCAACGCTTGCTTTTAAAGACGTTGCTTTACAGTTTTTAGGCAATTTGTTTGAATATATATTATCTGAAAGAAAACAAAACCTTAATATAATTGGAGCGACAAGTGGTGATACTGGTAGTGCTGCAATATATGGTGTAAGAGGTAAAAAAGGGGTTAAAATTTTTATTTTGCATCCTAAAGGGCGTGTAAGTAAAATCCAAGAGCTTCAAATGACAACTGTGCTTGATAAAAATGTTTTTAATATTGCAGTTGAAGGGACTTTTGATGATTGTCAGTTTATTGTAAAAGAGATTTTTTCTGATGTAGATTTTAAGAAAAAATATAATTTGGGTTCGATAAATTCTATAAATTGGGCAAGGGTCCTATCTCAAATAGTTTATTATTTTTATGCTTATTTGCAAACAAAAGAGAGTGATAATTTAGATAAAATTAATTTTATTGTTCCGACAGGAAACTTTGGAAATGTTCTTGCAGGTTTTTATGCAAAGAAAATGGGGTTACCTGTAAATAAACTTGTAATTGCTACAAATGAGAATAACATCTTGCATCGATTTGTTCAAAAAGGGGATTATAGTATAAAAGGTGTTGTTAAAACATACTCCCCTTCAATGGATATTCAGATTGCTAGTAATTTTGAACGATATCTTTATTATCTTTACGATGGAGATCATCAAAAGGTAAAGGGATCGATGGCTGCATTGAAAAATGATAAATTTATAAAATTTAACGATTTAGAGATTGAAAAAGTACATCAAGATTTTGACTCAACAACGACAACAAATGAGGAAACGTTAAATATTATAAAAACTGTTTATGAAAGAAATAATTATATTGTAGACCCACATACTGCTTGTGGAGTGGATGGAGCATTAAAGTTAAAAGATAAACTTGATGAAAAATTTATTTGTCTTGCTACGGCTCATCCAGCCAAGTTTTTAGATGCAGTAAAAGTTGCAATTGGGAAAGAACCTGAAATCCCTGAGCGTATAAAAGAGCTGTTTAATAAAGATAAGAGAGTGTATGAGATGCCAAATGATGTTAATGCTATAAAAAGTTTTATTGAGCAAAATATAGATGAGTAA
- a CDS encoding Na/Pi cotransporter family protein: MAHINWFEVLSGLFGGLGLFLMGMKFMSEGLQKAAGKGLRSILEKLTTNRIIGVIVGLIVTSIIQSSSATTVMVVGFVNAGLMNLSQALSVVLGANIGTTMTAQLIAFKVGKLALPAVAIGAALRLFSKNKKRQYIGEVLIGFGLLFIGLKTMEHAFVPLRKSQQFTNMFLYFSKNPLAAIAAGAALTMIVQSSSAMMGITIALATTGLIDYSAAIAFVLGENIGTTITANLAAIGANSTAKRAAFGHFLFNFIGVFYMFFLLKIMGHFIDVITPGDPYYIDPNGTAPYVARHIANFHTAFNVINTIIFLPLLGVLGKLCEKVIKEDKKKTEFVYIDDRLIDTPALAIAQAKKEVERMSNIALSMLKDSKKAFFNRDLKLIGDIYAREDIVDQLEKDITVFVVQLFQKPLSEENSKTINNILHVLHEIEKIADHSENIAKFTERIIEKDIHFSPQAMKEMEEIFNVAIKFAENILKIYNSEVYDQIVDTEDENIIDELRKEFKNNHMKRLNEGVCNVDAGIVYVDILNNLEKVGDHTFNIAQIIKEFS, encoded by the coding sequence ATGGCGCATATCAATTGGTTTGAAGTCTTATCGGGTCTCTTTGGTGGTCTGGGTCTTTTTTTAATGGGTATGAAGTTCATGTCAGAAGGGCTGCAAAAGGCAGCAGGAAAAGGTTTAAGAAGTATTCTTGAAAAGCTGACAACAAACAGAATAATAGGGGTTATAGTGGGATTGATTGTAACTTCTATTATTCAAAGTAGCTCAGCTACTACTGTTATGGTTGTTGGTTTCGTCAATGCTGGCTTGATGAATTTATCTCAGGCTCTTAGTGTGGTTTTAGGTGCAAATATTGGTACAACTATGACAGCTCAGCTAATAGCATTTAAAGTGGGCAAATTGGCCTTGCCAGCAGTAGCAATTGGCGCTGCACTGAGGCTATTTTCAAAAAATAAAAAGCGCCAATATATTGGAGAAGTACTAATCGGCTTTGGTTTATTATTTATAGGTTTAAAAACAATGGAGCATGCCTTTGTCCCATTAAGAAAAAGTCAACAATTTACTAATATGTTTCTTTATTTCTCTAAAAATCCATTAGCTGCTATTGCTGCAGGTGCTGCATTGACAATGATTGTTCAAAGCAGTTCTGCAATGATGGGAATAACTATTGCCCTTGCAACAACAGGTTTGATTGATTATTCAGCTGCAATTGCCTTTGTTTTAGGTGAAAATATTGGTACCACAATAACGGCAAACTTAGCAGCAATAGGTGCAAACAGCACAGCAAAAAGAGCAGCCTTTGGCCATTTCTTGTTTAACTTTATTGGTGTTTTTTATATGTTTTTCCTTCTAAAAATTATGGGACATTTTATAGATGTTATTACTCCTGGTGATCCTTATTATATTGACCCTAATGGAACAGCACCTTATGTGGCAAGACATATAGCAAACTTTCACACTGCATTTAATGTAATAAATACAATTATATTTTTACCTTTGCTCGGTGTATTAGGGAAATTATGCGAAAAAGTAATAAAAGAAGACAAGAAAAAAACTGAGTTTGTATATATAGATGATCGTCTTATTGATACACCTGCTCTTGCAATAGCTCAGGCAAAAAAAGAAGTGGAAAGAATGTCAAATATTGCACTATCAATGTTAAAAGATTCAAAGAAAGCTTTTTTTAATAGAGATTTAAAGTTGATTGGCGATATATATGCTAGAGAAGACATTGTTGATCAGTTGGAAAAAGATATTACTGTTTTTGTTGTCCAGCTTTTCCAAAAACCTTTGAGTGAAGAAAACTCTAAAACAATAAATAATATTCTACATGTTTTACATGAAATAGAAAAAATTGCAGACCACTCTGAAAATATAGCAAAATTTACTGAAAGAATTATAGAGAAAGATATACACTTTTCACCACAAGCGATGAAAGAGATGGAAGAGATCTTTAATGTAGCCATAAAATTTGCTGAAAACATACTTAAAATATATAATAGCGAAGTTTATGATCAAATCGTGGACACTGAAGATGAAAATATCATAGATGAACTAAGAAAAGAGTTTAAAAACAATCATATGAAGAGACTAAATGAAGGTGTCTGTAATGTGGACGCAGGAATAGTGTATGTGGATATTTTAAACAACCTTGAAAAAGTGGGCGACCACACATTTAATATCGCCCAAATTATTAAAGAATTTTCTTAA
- a CDS encoding STAS domain-containing protein yields MSYNIQEKDGVILIEIPTRLDASNSQELKDIIAKYVADKKYKFIIDLTNTEFIDSSGLGAIVSKIAHCRANGGDVKIVVTNDRIKEIFNITHLDKVLKEFKTVQEALEEFNNTKNE; encoded by the coding sequence ATGTCTTATAATATTCAAGAAAAAGATGGTGTAATATTGATAGAAATACCTACTAGGCTAGATGCCTCAAATTCTCAGGAATTAAAAGACATAATTGCTAAATATGTAGCAGACAAAAAATACAAATTCATCATAGACTTAACAAACACTGAATTTATTGATTCAAGTGGTTTAGGTGCAATTGTATCAAAAATTGCACATTGTAGAGCAAATGGTGGGGATGTAAAAATTGTTGTAACAAACGACAGAATAAAAGAGATCTTTAATATTACTCACTTAGATAAGGTTTTGAAAGAGTTTAAAACTGTTCAAGAAGCTTTAGAGGAATTTAATAACACTAAAAATGAGTAA